In Spirosoma pollinicola, the genomic window TGATGGGGTAAATATTTACGGTGATGCCAGTGCTAACCTGTACTCCAATCTTTTTGGTAATGGTCAGCCCGGAACGGGCGCCAATGGCACATCGGCCATTTTAGGGGCCATTGCTACGACTCAGATTCCACAGGCAGGCAACGCAACCCTGCCGCAACTTACCGGCCTGACACCACAGCAGATTTTCAATAACATCATTCCGAACCTGAATATTTCGCGGACGGGCTATCAGGAAAGTGATCTGGTTAGTTACAATGCCACGAATCTGAAACTGAACGGGGCATTGCATTATCGCCTGAACGACAATGTAGAGGCTATTATACAGGCCAACTATGGTACCGGCACAACCGTCTACACGGGTGCTGACCGGTATTACATTAAAGGCTTTAAACTCGGGCAGTACAAACTCGAATTACGCGGTTCTAATTTCTTCGTGCGGGCTTATACCACGCAGGAGCGTTCGGGCGATTCATATGCTACGTCAACGCTGGGGCAGGGCATAAACGAAGCCTGGAGCGGTAGTGCTGCCAAATGGTTTCCAACCTATTTCGGAACGTATGCACAAACGGCATTTCAAGGATATGCAGGGGCTTATTTGACAGCACTGGGATCAGGTCAGTCGCCTACAGCAGCATTGGCAGCGGCCCAAACGTATATTAGTGGTCAGCAAACTAATTTATTGAATCAAGCGCGTGGTGCTGCCGATCAAGGCCGATTGATGCCAGGCAGTGCCGGTTTCCAGCAGGCATTCGATGCCGTAACGGGCAAGCCAATTCCGGGCGATGCAACAGGCGTGGGCGCTAAATTCCTGGATAAAACCAACCTGTATCACGGCGAATTTATGTACAACTTCAGCAAGTTGATCGACCCCAAAACGGTTGAATTGATTGTGGGAGGAAATGTTCGTCGGTATGCGTTGAATTCAGAGGGTACGCTGTTTGCGCGTGACGAGAATGGCAAAGAGTTTACCATCGATGAGTTTGGCGGCTATGCGCAGGCATCCAAAACGCTGGCCGATGTGCTAAAACTAACGGGCTCTATTCGGTACGACAAAAATCAGAACTTCAAAGCGCAGGTAAGTCCACGCTTCTCGGCTGTACTTACTCTGGCTAAAGTGCATAATTTCCGGGCGTCGTTTCAGCGCGGCTTCCGTATCCCAACTACGCAGGATCAGTATATTGACCTGAACACGCCTACGGCCCGGTTAATTGGCGGATTGCCGTTCCTGAAGGATAAATATAATCTTAACACAAACCCGACCTACACCCTTCAGTCGGTGCAGGCATTTGGCGCCACGTTACAACAAGGTGGTACGGCTGCGCTGCCACAGGCACTTGGAAAACTACAAAAAGCACCTGATCTTGGTTATGATCCCGAGCGTGTAGAAACCTATGAGGTTGGTTATAAAGGGTTGTTGGGTAATAAGTTATTTATCGACGCCTATTATTACTACAACCGTTTCCTGAATTTCCTGGGTAGCCAGATCGTTGTGCAGGGTAAAACGCCGGTCTCTATAGCTGATCCCCTCTCAACACTCCAACTGATTAGTGGTTCGACTCGTACTGTCTATTCATATCCGACAAATTCGCCAACTCAATTGAAAAACGCTGGTTGGGCCATTGGGGTTGATTATGTGCTGCCCGGTAATTACATGATTGGCGGTAATATATCGTCGAATTACCTTATGAATAAGGATCAGATACCAACGGGTTTTGTTACGTTTTTCAACAC contains:
- a CDS encoding TonB-dependent receptor, translating into MRKTTTYRLFFGLLFAFCSLGAQAQTKIAGKVTDETKKEELVGINIAVKGKVIGTITDQKGNFSLSTNTPTPFTIAVSAVGFQTQEFVINGNRTDLNVVMKEQVTMGQEVIVSASRVEESVLKSPVSVERLDIRSFQSTPGATFYDALQNVKGVDMNTQSLTFKTVNVRGFGSNGNTRVVQLLDGMDNQAPGLNFSVGNIAGVSELDLESVELLPGAASALYGPNAINGLLLMNSKSPFQYQGLSAYVKGGVMNASNRSTATTPFYDAAFRYAKAFNNKLAIKVGVSYLTAKDWQASDYRDQSYSNNFTLDNGNRANNPGYDGVNIYGDASANLYSNLFGNGQPGTGANGTSAILGAIATTQIPQAGNATLPQLTGLTPQQIFNNIIPNLNISRTGYQESDLVSYNATNLKLNGALHYRLNDNVEAIIQANYGTGTTVYTGADRYYIKGFKLGQYKLELRGSNFFVRAYTTQERSGDSYATSTLGQGINEAWSGSAAKWFPTYFGTYAQTAFQGYAGAYLTALGSGQSPTAALAAAQTYISGQQTNLLNQARGAADQGRLMPGSAGFQQAFDAVTGKPIPGDATGVGAKFLDKTNLYHGEFMYNFSKLIDPKTVELIVGGNVRRYALNSEGTLFARDENGKEFTIDEFGGYAQASKTLADVLKLTGSIRYDKNQNFKAQVSPRFSAVLTLAKVHNFRASFQRGFRIPTTQDQYIDLNTPTARLIGGLPFLKDKYNLNTNPTYTLQSVQAFGATLQQGGTAALPQALGKLQKAPDLGYDPERVETYEVGYKGLLGNKLFIDAYYYYNRFLNFLGSQIVVQGKTPVSIADPLSTLQLISGSTRTVYSYPTNSPTQLKNAGWAIGVDYVLPGNYMIGGNISSNYLMNKDQIPTGFVTFFNTPKNRYNLSFGNRNVRGTGFGFNVVYRAQDSFLWEGSFGNAEATARQQTIIPAYSTLDAQLSKKLSGFKSILKVGGTNLTGKLYTQSWGNPSVGSMYYISLTFDQLMN